Proteins found in one Mycoplasmopsis citelli genomic segment:
- a CDS encoding adenine phosphoribosyltransferase — MNIKNLIQDVKDFPKKGIIFKDISPLLANGEALNWTIKEIAKHCEDADIIVGPDARGFLFGTPTAAFLKKPFIMVRKPNKLPGEVIQMSYDLEYGSNILELQKGFVKPGQKAVIVDDVLATGGTTKAIIKLLKSQGADVKKVIVLLELVDLKGRQLLEDESEVISLIKV, encoded by the coding sequence ATGAATATAAAAAATTTAATTCAGGATGTAAAAGATTTTCCGAAAAAAGGAATTATTTTCAAAGACATTTCTCCGCTACTTGCTAATGGAGAAGCATTAAATTGAACTATAAAAGAAATTGCAAAGCATTGCGAAGATGCTGATATTATCGTTGGACCAGATGCTCGAGGATTTTTATTCGGAACTCCCACAGCAGCATTTTTAAAAAAACCATTTATTATGGTTCGCAAACCAAATAAGCTCCCTGGAGAAGTCATACAAATGAGTTATGATTTAGAATATGGGTCAAATATTTTAGAATTACAAAAAGGATTTGTCAAACCTGGGCAAAAAGCTGTTATTGTTGATGATGTTCTTGCAACAGGAGGAACTACCAAGGCAATTATTAAATTGCTTAAATCTCAAGGAGCAGATGTAAAAAAAGTCATTGTTCTTTTAGAACTAGTGGACCTTAAAGGTCGTCAGCTTCTTGAAGATGAATCCGAAGTAATTTCGCTTATTAAAGTATAA
- a CDS encoding chromate transporter: protein MNLKTQKIKPPIWKLVLFILKITFLGFGGGNAMLPIIKSEAVEKKGWLTNEEFDEMVVISNMLPGPSTTQCLSYVVRKFYNIWITYLLILIGALPHILFAFGFWILFAYIPEQYTYVIGICALMPVIAGVILIAWRYIKKSQQTLKLPVWLTIAIISTAYCLFVPFPYNLPIFTFGVLFIATFVYSLIVYFTNKKINKTKGEQK, encoded by the coding sequence ATGAATTTAAAAACTCAAAAAATAAAACCACCTATTTGAAAGTTGGTTTTATTTATATTAAAAATAACTTTTTTAGGTTTTGGTGGCGGAAATGCAATGCTCCCAATTATCAAAAGTGAAGCTGTTGAGAAAAAAGGTTGATTAACTAACGAAGAATTTGATGAAATGGTTGTTATTTCTAATATGCTTCCTGGGCCTTCCACTACTCAATGTCTTTCATATGTTGTGCGAAAATTTTATAATATCTGAATTACTTATTTACTCATTTTAATTGGTGCATTGCCACATATTTTGTTCGCTTTTGGATTTTGAATTTTATTTGCCTATATTCCTGAGCAATATACTTATGTTATTGGAATTTGTGCGTTAATGCCTGTTATTGCTGGAGTTATTTTAATTGCTTGAAGATACATTAAAAAAAGCCAGCAAACTTTAAAATTACCAGTGTGATTGACAATTGCAATTATTTCCACAGCTTATTGTTTATTTGTTCCTTTTCCATACAATTTACCAATTTTTACTTTTGGAGTGCTATTTATTGCTACATTTGTTTATAGTTTAATTGTGTATTTTACTAATAAAAAAATAAATAAAACTAAAGGAGAACAAAAATAA
- a CDS encoding chromate transporter encodes MVILVSLVFIALVSLTVFGGGALFIPVFDWLWKFIPQNYPSVQISQDQINSFLAAGNATPGILSPKFAVYTGWVIAGNHWYAFLILILAYLAFMIPAISLLLIFRKIIRKNKNKLFVKTFFDFMFPVLIGVMISLSVSLFLRITYPFLSFNGASKYIKTDYSKDLTKNGIYNFFKGWRLILLMIYSPIAIIVFIILIQRKTPIIYLIFASIIIGLVIFAPWAFSHFTEIKNSLQVAKTN; translated from the coding sequence ATGGTTATTTTAGTTTCTTTAGTTTTTATTGCATTAGTTTCTTTAACAGTTTTTGGCGGAGGAGCACTTTTTATTCCAGTATTTGATTGATTATGAAAATTTATTCCTCAAAATTATCCTAGCGTACAAATAAGTCAAGACCAAATTAATTCATTTTTAGCTGCAGGAAATGCCACTCCAGGGATTTTATCTCCTAAATTTGCTGTTTACACTGGTTGAGTTATTGCGGGGAATCATTGATATGCTTTTTTAATTTTAATTTTGGCATATTTAGCTTTTATGATTCCTGCTATATCACTATTACTTATTTTTCGTAAAATTATTCGTAAAAACAAAAATAAATTGTTTGTAAAAACCTTCTTTGATTTTATGTTTCCTGTTTTAATTGGTGTAATGATTTCTCTTTCAGTATCACTTTTTTTAAGAATTACTTATCCATTTTTAAGTTTTAATGGTGCAAGCAAATATATTAAAACTGATTATTCTAAAGATTTAACAAAAAATGGAATTTATAACTTTTTTAAAGGTTGAAGGTTAATTTTATTAATGATTTACAGTCCAATTGCAATTATTGTTTTTATTATTTTAATTCAAAGAAAAACACCAATTATTTATTTAATTTTTGCAAGCATTATTATAGGATTAGTAATTTTTGCTCCGTGAGCATTCTCACATTTTACCGAAATAAAAAATTCACTTCAAGTTGCTAAAACAAACTAA
- the frr gene encoding ribosome recycling factor codes for MEIGLYLLDLEEKCEKAINHYRFEMSKISTGRANPQIVKGIRVDYYGTPTPLEELANISVPEAQQLLIKPYDITSVKEVNKALMNANLGVTPVDEGHQVRLNFPVLTTQRKNEIIKSLGKYSEQAKVGVRNARQEVNKQIKADEELSEDMQKSYLDQVQVFVDKQIDKINALTKEKEEQILKV; via the coding sequence ATGGAAATTGGTTTATATTTACTAGATTTAGAAGAAAAATGTGAGAAAGCAATTAATCACTATCGCTTTGAAATGTCAAAAATTTCAACTGGAAGAGCTAATCCACAAATTGTAAAAGGAATTAGAGTTGATTATTACGGAACTCCTACCCCACTTGAAGAATTAGCTAATATCAGTGTTCCTGAAGCCCAACAATTACTCATTAAACCTTATGATATTACTTCTGTAAAAGAAGTTAATAAAGCTTTAATGAATGCTAATTTAGGAGTAACTCCAGTTGATGAAGGACATCAAGTTAGATTAAATTTTCCAGTTTTAACAACTCAAAGAAAAAATGAAATTATTAAAAGTTTAGGAAAATATTCAGAACAAGCTAAAGTTGGAGTAAGAAACGCTCGACAAGAAGTTAATAAACAAATTAAAGCTGATGAAGAGCTTTCTGAAGATATGCAAAAAAGTTACTTAGATCAAGTGCAAGTTTTTGTAGATAAGCAAATTGACAAAATTAACGCTTTAACTAAAGAAAAAGAAGAGCAAATTCTCAAAGTATAA
- a CDS encoding Cof-type HAD-IIB family hydrolase → MEKEKYLFAIDLDGTTLRSSATGEIHDLTVNAIKRATQEGHIVCILTGRPWRSTKMIYEELGLNTIVSNYNGAHIHHPNDDTFIPYVKYLNLNEALYILGDERVAKEVSNIAIEGPDWVQLQHRDEDLEKVFGFKTTSKLKIGLDFHKIPLMPTGVIFDVKPTTKVEELRRYLKARYSDLAEFSYWSKGEGLTPVFDMTNITTNKGKALSMLIRYYDVKIENTIAIGDAFNDVPMFKIANVSVAMGNAAKEVKKYATVKINKINKEGGVGYYINKFLDNPAEEIAKSNKIKQKREENWE, encoded by the coding sequence ATGGAAAAAGAAAAATACCTATTCGCAATTGATTTAGATGGCACTACACTACGTTCAAGTGCCACTGGAGAAATTCATGATTTAACTGTTAATGCTATTAAAAGAGCCACACAAGAAGGTCATATTGTGTGTATTTTAACTGGTCGACCATGAAGAAGTACTAAAATGATTTATGAAGAATTAGGACTTAACACCATTGTAAGCAATTACAATGGTGCACATATTCACCACCCTAATGATGATACTTTTATCCCTTATGTCAAATATTTAAATTTAAATGAAGCACTTTACATTCTAGGGGATGAGAGAGTTGCTAAAGAAGTTTCAAATATCGCAATTGAAGGACCTGACTGAGTTCAATTACAACACCGTGATGAAGATTTAGAAAAAGTATTTGGATTTAAAACTACTTCAAAATTAAAAATTGGATTAGATTTTCACAAAATTCCTCTTATGCCAACAGGAGTAATTTTTGATGTTAAACCAACTACTAAAGTTGAAGAGTTAAGAAGATACTTAAAAGCTAGATATAGTGATTTAGCTGAATTTTCGTATTGATCAAAAGGTGAAGGATTAACACCGGTTTTTGATATGACTAATATTACCACTAATAAAGGGAAAGCTCTTAGTATGCTTATTCGTTATTATGATGTAAAAATTGAAAATACTATTGCTATTGGAGACGCATTTAATGATGTTCCGATGTTTAAAATTGCTAATGTTTCTGTTGCAATGGGGAATGCAGCTAAAGAGGTCAAAAAATACGCAACAGTTAAAATTAATAAAATTAACAAAGAAGGTGGAGTGGGATATTACATAAATAAATTTTTGGATAATCCTGCAGAAGAAATTGCTAAAAGCAATAAAATTAAACAAAAAAGAGAAGAAAACTGAGAATAA
- a CDS encoding ribonuclease HIII, which yields MKYIELSDKEQISGLEIIGIDETGVSDYFTPLISCAFYLPRKLYRWAKSLGVDDSKKLSKNQILSIGRKLKNHPEITYSVYRLKQSSYNKINSKYNANELKFFTHTGALNNLNKKLSFKNKVVLIDKYSTTKSILKYHNTFYIYDNWAGFEEINTDVYLANRAESLSLSVACASIMARYELIYYMEKQSQEWNFKFPLGSGTKTQESVYQFAQTFGEDKLNEVCKTSMKMSHQPIK from the coding sequence ATGAAGTACATTGAATTAAGCGATAAAGAACAAATTTCAGGTTTAGAAATAATTGGAATTGATGAAACAGGAGTATCAGATTATTTTACCCCTTTGATTTCTTGTGCTTTTTATTTACCCCGAAAATTGTACAGATGAGCAAAGTCTCTTGGGGTTGATGATTCCAAAAAACTTTCTAAAAATCAAATTTTAAGTATTGGAAGAAAACTTAAAAATCATCCAGAAATTACCTATTCAGTATATCGCTTAAAACAAAGCTCGTATAATAAAATTAATTCTAAATATAATGCTAATGAATTAAAGTTTTTTACTCATACTGGAGCATTAAATAATTTAAATAAAAAACTTTCTTTTAAAAATAAAGTTGTTTTAATTGATAAATATTCAACAACAAAATCAATACTAAAATATCATAATACTTTTTATATTTATGATAATTGAGCTGGTTTTGAAGAAATAAATACTGATGTTTATTTAGCTAATAGAGCCGAAAGCTTGAGTCTATCAGTTGCATGTGCTTCGATTATGGCTCGGTATGAATTGATTTATTATATGGAAAAACAAAGCCAAGAGTGAAATTTTAAATTTCCACTAGGCTCAGGGACAAAAACTCAAGAAAGTGTGTATCAATTTGCACAAACTTTTGGAGAGGATAAACTAAATGAGGTATGTAAAACTAGCATGAAAATGTCCCATCAACCAATAAAGTAA
- a CDS encoding IS3 family transposase (programmed frameshift) has product MKLSYEDKIKIYQLRKKGFTEKSLTIKFRVNRAIIKYIVALINRHGIEIVKKTKNQYYSPQIKLEMINQVLLKGHSTREISLQCGLPNWGILSNWIIQYKKNGYTIVEKKKGRPSKMGRKPKKTWEKLTPLEKAKQEIEYLRTEVIFPKKVKRDPVGSKRLTEYKSQKVKEMVDEGFSLKILLKIAQLSRSTYYYHLKKINSADKNKNFKDEIISIYNEHRGSYGYRRITLELKNRGYLVNHKKVKRLMNLLNLIGGNRKRKKYKSYKGEVGKKAPNLINRDFYSKKPLQKCYTDITEFALPSHSQKLYLSAILDGYNSEIISFTISRSPNLLQVEKMLKKAFTKAKYSGTILHSDQGWQYQHNSYHKFLNSKEIKASMSRKGNSPDNGMMESFFGVLKTEMFYGKEHTFKSLEQLEKAIINYIDYYNNKRIKVRLKGLSPVQYRTKFLQ; this is encoded by the exons ATGAAACTAAGTTACGAAGACAAAATCAAAATATATCAATTACGTAAAAAAGGATTTACTGAAAAATCTTTAACAATAAAATTTAGAGTAAATCGTGCAATTATAAAATATATTGTCGCACTGATAAATCGTCACGGAATTGAAATTGTTAAAAAGACTAAAAATCAATATTATTCTCCACAAATAAAATTAGAAATGATTAATCAAGTTCTTCTTAAAGGACATTCTACAAGAGAAATTTCACTTCAATGTGGATTACCTAATTGAGGGATTCTTTCAAATTGAATTATTCAATACAAGAAAAATGGGTATACTATTGTTGAAAAGAAAAAAGGAAGGCCATCAAAAATGGGTCGTAAACCAAAGAAAACTTGAGAAAAATTAACACCACTTGAAAAAGCTAAACAAGAGATTGAATATCTTAGAACTGAGGTGATTTTCC CTAAAAAAGTTAAAAGGGATCCCGTTGGATCAAAAAGACTTACAGAATATAAAAGCCAAAAAGTTAAAGAAATGGTCGACGAAGGATTCTCATTAAAAATTTTATTAAAAATTGCTCAACTATCACGTTCAACTTATTATTATCATCTTAAAAAAATCAATTCAGCTGATAAAAATAAAAATTTTAAAGACGAAATTATATCTATATATAATGAACATAGAGGCAGTTATGGATATCGTCGTATTACTTTAGAACTCAAAAATCGTGGATATTTGGTAAATCATAAAAAAGTAAAAAGACTTATGAATTTGCTAAATTTAATTGGCGGAAATCGTAAGCGTAAAAAATATAAATCATACAAAGGCGAAGTGGGCAAAAAAGCTCCAAACCTTATTAATCGAGATTTTTATTCTAAAAAACCATTGCAAAAATGTTACACTGACATTACTGAATTTGCTTTACCTAGTCATTCTCAAAAACTTTATTTGTCAGCTATTTTAGATGGTTATAATAGCGAAATTATCAGTTTTACTATATCTCGCTCCCCAAATTTATTGCAAGTTGAAAAAATGCTTAAAAAGGCTTTCACAAAAGCTAAATATAGTGGAACAATTTTACACAGTGATCAAGGTTGACAATATCAACATAATAGTTATCACAAATTTTTAAATTCTAAAGAGATAAAAGCTTCAATGTCCCGAAAAGGTAATAGTCCAGATAATGGGATGATGGAATCATTTTTTGGAGTTTTAAAAACAGAAATGTTTTATGGCAAGGAACATACTTTTAAATCGCTTGAACAATTAGAAAAAGCTATTATCAATTACATTGATTACTACAATAACAAAAGAATTAAAGTTAGATTAAAAGGACTTAGCCCTGTCCAATACAGAACTAAGTTCCTTCAATAA